In one window of Nitrospira sp. DNA:
- a CDS encoding DUF4149 domain-containing protein has translation MLPLILVWIHLLAAVSWIGGTLFLSLVLAPSYRALASKPDAGALFRATARRFRLIVWSAVAVLGLTGPMLVVSHGWPLFEPARWPSLLAVKLSLVGLLLLMTLAHDLVLGPLVRAVMAVPADQRQASDRTILTAATWLPRLALLLALAVLLAAVMLARQ, from the coding sequence ATGTTGCCACTTATCCTGGTCTGGATTCATCTTCTTGCCGCGGTCAGCTGGATCGGAGGGACGCTGTTTCTCTCCCTGGTCCTGGCGCCGTCGTATCGCGCATTGGCGTCCAAGCCGGATGCCGGCGCCCTCTTTCGGGCCACGGCGAGGCGGTTTCGTCTGATTGTGTGGAGTGCGGTCGCGGTGCTGGGGTTGACCGGGCCCATGCTGGTTGTCTCGCATGGCTGGCCGCTCTTCGAACCTGCGAGATGGCCGTCGCTGCTGGCGGTGAAGCTGTCGTTGGTGGGCCTCTTATTGCTCATGACGCTGGCCCATGATCTGGTGCTCGGTCCGCTGGTGCGGGCGGTCATGGCGGTGCCCGCCGATCAGCGGCAGGCCTCCGATCGCACGATTCTGACGGCGGCCACCTGGCTGCCGCGCTTGGCGCTGTTGCTGGCCCTTGCGGTCTTGCTGGCGGCGGTGATGCTGGCCCGCCAGTAG
- a CDS encoding ATP-binding protein — translation MSREILQDEGQFRRIVDAAPNGMLLVNQAGTIIMANACLLNLFGYQQDDLLGQPVEILLPVPHRGEHPIQRSEFFAHMKARSMGGGKELFGLRKDGTEFPVEIGLTPIDTAEGRCILASVVDITERKRLEAQLRRAERLAELGTLASGMAHEIGTPMNVILGRAEYLLERTKEEGTKKGLQTIVSQVERITRVMNQLLAFARRSPIERVSLDLRQTVQGSLDMFEERLVRSRIRVELSLPEVCPLAHADRDQMSQVLINLIMNAIHAMPDGGVLRVSVEARPACVMLAVSDTGHGIPPDVLHKIFEPFFTTKEFGKGTGLGLTVVKGILEEHGGGIHVASEVGTGTTVTLSLPIADESGPQSFGP, via the coding sequence ATGAGCCGGGAGATTCTCCAAGATGAAGGCCAGTTTCGCCGGATCGTCGATGCCGCGCCGAATGGCATGCTGCTGGTCAATCAGGCCGGGACGATCATCATGGCCAATGCCTGTTTGTTGAATCTGTTTGGGTACCAGCAGGATGATCTCCTGGGCCAGCCGGTGGAGATCTTGCTGCCGGTTCCGCACCGCGGCGAGCATCCTATTCAGCGGAGCGAGTTTTTTGCCCATATGAAGGCGCGATCGATGGGGGGCGGGAAGGAACTGTTCGGGCTTCGCAAGGACGGCACGGAGTTTCCCGTTGAGATCGGCCTCACCCCGATCGATACGGCGGAAGGCCGGTGTATTCTCGCCTCGGTGGTGGATATCACGGAGCGCAAACGGCTGGAGGCGCAGTTGCGCCGCGCGGAGCGGCTGGCCGAGCTGGGCACGCTGGCGTCCGGCATGGCGCATGAAATCGGCACGCCGATGAACGTGATTTTAGGCCGGGCCGAATATCTGCTGGAGCGGACCAAGGAGGAGGGAACGAAGAAAGGGCTGCAGACGATCGTCAGCCAGGTGGAACGGATTACGCGTGTGATGAACCAGTTGCTCGCGTTTGCCCGGCGCAGCCCGATCGAGCGGGTCTCGCTCGATCTTCGCCAGACGGTGCAGGGGAGTCTCGATATGTTCGAGGAGCGGCTGGTCCGGAGCCGGATCAGAGTGGAGTTGTCGCTGCCTGAGGTGTGCCCCCTTGCGCATGCCGATCGCGATCAAATGAGCCAGGTCTTGATCAATCTCATCATGAATGCGATTCATGCCATGCCGGATGGAGGCGTGTTGCGCGTGTCCGTCGAGGCGCGGCCTGCCTGCGTCATGCTGGCCGTGAGCGATACCGGGCACGGGATCCCTCCCGATGTGCTGCATAAGATCTTCGAGCCGTTTTTCACGACCAAAGAGTTTGGCAAGGGGACTGGGCTGGGATTGACGGTGGTGAAGGGCATCCTCGAAGAGCATGGCGGGGGCATTCACGTGGCCAGTGAAGTCGGCACAGGCACGACGGTCACACTCTCGCTGCCGATTGCCGATGAATCAGGGCCGCAATCGTTCGGGCCGTAG
- a CDS encoding response regulator yields the protein MVLIVEDDSEMRSLLRDELWGEGYVLKEARDGEEAVRVARESPPDLILSDLKMPGGGVEYVSRLKRAVPNCPLVLMTAFGDAKLQAEVLASGATAYFDKPVHVSELKATIKRLLNNKAEGERQGASAN from the coding sequence ATGGTCTTGATAGTCGAAGATGACTCAGAAATGCGGAGTCTCTTGCGGGATGAACTCTGGGGCGAGGGGTATGTGTTGAAGGAAGCCCGGGATGGGGAAGAGGCGGTGCGGGTGGCGCGCGAGTCGCCGCCGGATTTGATTTTGTCGGATCTGAAGATGCCGGGGGGCGGAGTGGAGTATGTGAGCCGGTTAAAGCGCGCGGTGCCGAACTGCCCGCTTGTGCTGATGACGGCCTTTGGGGATGCCAAATTACAGGCCGAGGTCTTGGCGTCAGGTGCGACGGCCTACTTCGATAAGCCGGTGCATGTGTCGGAATTAAAGGCCACGATTAAACGGTTGTTGAACAATAAGGCAGAGGGCGAAAGGCAGGGGGCGAGCGCGAATTGA
- a CDS encoding sodium-dependent bicarbonate transport family permease: MALPEANPTLAMVPVLAVTFPFNITVGIPFLHWFATVTFSG; encoded by the coding sequence TTGGCGCTCCCTGAAGCCAATCCCACACTCGCCATGGTACCGGTCTTAGCCGTGACCTTTCCCTTCAACATCACCGTTGGGATTCCCTTTCTCCACTGGTTTGCCACCGTCACGTTCAGCGGATAG
- a CDS encoding HDOD domain-containing protein — MPSAQELVKSCSTVFTLPEIYFRVRAVVENHDSTMEDLAKVLKIDPAISARLLRIVNSPFYGFPKQIDTISRAVNLIGMQAVSDLVTATTIGRTFSGMTTDLMDLSAYWRKSVLCALMAAKIAKSCGIEDSERFFIEGLLRDIGHLILYQAIPKQAQAALVEANNLGSPLAEIEQASIGADYAEVGAELIRSWEMPLQMESAIRHQLKPSDAGEFTLHASIVHLAGVLADHADLDPAKLKQALPFHAYALSTTRFKPEESPALIEASHSQLHETLELIYPLALAA, encoded by the coding sequence ATGCCATCAGCGCAAGAACTCGTGAAATCGTGCTCCACCGTCTTCACTTTGCCGGAAATTTACTTCCGCGTGCGGGCCGTTGTGGAAAACCATGACTCGACCATGGAAGATCTGGCCAAAGTGCTCAAGATCGACCCGGCCATTTCCGCGCGCCTCCTGAGAATCGTCAATAGCCCGTTCTACGGATTCCCCAAGCAAATCGATACCATTTCCCGGGCCGTCAATCTGATCGGGATGCAAGCCGTCAGCGACCTCGTCACGGCCACCACCATTGGGCGCACCTTCTCCGGCATGACGACGGACCTCATGGACTTGTCCGCCTATTGGCGGAAAAGCGTCCTCTGCGCTCTTATGGCCGCAAAAATTGCCAAATCCTGCGGCATCGAAGATAGTGAACGGTTCTTCATTGAGGGGCTGCTCAGAGACATCGGCCACTTGATCCTCTATCAAGCCATCCCCAAACAAGCCCAGGCCGCCCTCGTGGAGGCCAATAATCTGGGCAGTCCGCTGGCCGAAATCGAACAAGCAAGCATCGGGGCCGATTATGCCGAAGTCGGCGCCGAACTCATTCGCTCATGGGAAATGCCCCTGCAGATGGAATCAGCCATCCGCCATCAGTTGAAACCCAGCGACGCCGGAGAATTCACGCTCCACGCCTCCATCGTGCACCTGGCCGGCGTGCTGGCCGACCACGCCGATCTGGACCCGGCGAAGCTCAAACAAGCACTCCCCTTCCATGCCTATGCCCTCAGCACCACCCGGTTCAAACCCGAGGAGTCCCCAGCCCTGATTGAGGCCTCTCACAGCCAGCTCCATGAGACCCTCGAACTGATCTACCCCTTGGCCTTGGCGGCATAG
- a CDS encoding SUMF1/EgtB/PvdO family nonheme iron enzyme: MRRWGAFNESRVGVMLVVLASCLVPLASCPSPALANHESSAQPPLWTPLDDVERMAALEVPGGMVTVPAGEFLMGSDPRKDRAAGPQELPQHRVYLDAFQIDRYEVSNVEYLRFILATGADWPPFWRAKPFPDKMALHPVINVSWQEADAYCRWTGKRLPTEAEWEKAARGEDGRVFPWGDEPAGWIKSNIAHPGSKRGAKYPPLANINRYDKGASPYGVYQMAGNVSEWVADWFDPDYYGQGHNANPKGPATGELKVFRGGSWNEDPEVARSAGRNGGEVTRKSYLTGFRCAKSELGQRQEASGEGGDGAIPAPLASRR; this comes from the coding sequence ATGAGGCGATGGGGCGCATTCAATGAGTCGCGAGTCGGGGTGATGCTGGTTGTGCTTGCCTCGTGCCTCGTGCCTCTAGCCTCGTGCCCAAGCCCTGCATTGGCCAATCACGAGTCCTCCGCGCAGCCGCCGCTATGGACCCCGTTGGATGATGTCGAACGGATGGCGGCCCTGGAGGTGCCTGGCGGCATGGTAACGGTACCGGCCGGAGAGTTTTTGATGGGGAGCGATCCGCGCAAGGATCGGGCCGCAGGACCGCAAGAGTTGCCGCAGCATCGCGTCTATCTCGATGCGTTCCAGATTGATCGGTATGAAGTGTCGAATGTCGAGTATCTGCGCTTTATTCTCGCCACCGGCGCGGACTGGCCGCCGTTCTGGCGGGCCAAACCCTTTCCTGACAAAATGGCGCTGCATCCCGTCATCAACGTCAGCTGGCAGGAGGCGGATGCCTATTGCCGCTGGACCGGCAAGCGGTTGCCGACCGAGGCGGAGTGGGAAAAAGCCGCGCGGGGCGAGGATGGGCGGGTGTTCCCCTGGGGCGATGAGCCGGCGGGATGGATCAAGAGCAATATCGCCCATCCCGGATCGAAGCGGGGCGCCAAGTATCCCCCCCTGGCCAACATCAACCGGTATGACAAAGGGGCCAGCCCCTATGGGGTCTATCAAATGGCGGGGAACGTCAGTGAATGGGTGGCCGATTGGTTTGATCCGGACTATTACGGGCAAGGGCACAATGCCAATCCCAAGGGGCCTGCGACCGGCGAGTTGAAAGTGTTTCGTGGCGGATCCTGGAACGAAGATCCGGAAGTCGCGCGGTCGGCTGGGCGCAATGGGGGCGAGGTCACGAGGAAAAGCTATTTAACCGGATTTCGCTGTGCGAAGTCTGAATTGGGCCAGCGGCAGGAGGCGAGTGGCGAAGGGGGGGATGGTGCGATCCCCGCGCCGCTTGCCTCGCGCCGCTAG
- a CDS encoding HlyD family type I secretion periplasmic adaptor subunit yields the protein MGLGLLSRYWSVFRAAWQAERGAPLGTVSGSRATEFLPAVLEIQQAPPSPIGRAVLWTILAAVTAGVMWATFGWIDIVATAQGKIIPSGYSKVIQPYEAGVIAAIHVQDGQAVSKGEVLIDLDPTQNRADHDRASNEYRAAKVDAARLRALIAGVADFEAPPESDPSYVLLQQQLLRDQLAEFQARVAAALHLIDQRKAARDQTKENLRRLEATVPMEAERAESYRKLLEHEAVTKMDYMQAEEQRIDKTQELAGQKSRLLQDLAALAEAEKNYRVLVSEFQQTKQVELSTLETKAASLVQDVTKAGQKTDLQRLVSPIDGVVQQLAVHTVGGIVTPAQELLTVVPQDHPVEVVAQVENKDVGFVKEGQPVEIKIETFPFTLYGTIPGRVLSVSDDAAPIEKVGLVYPTRVSMDRGTIQVEGRQVNLTPGMALTVEIKTGQRRIIEYLLSPLLKSVKESMRER from the coding sequence ATGGGATTGGGATTGCTCTCCCGGTATTGGTCGGTGTTTCGGGCGGCCTGGCAGGCCGAGCGTGGCGCGCCCCTTGGCACGGTGTCGGGCAGTCGTGCGACGGAATTTCTGCCGGCTGTCCTCGAAATTCAGCAGGCCCCGCCTTCTCCGATCGGCCGGGCCGTGCTCTGGACGATTCTCGCCGCCGTTACTGCCGGAGTTATGTGGGCGACGTTCGGATGGATCGATATCGTCGCGACCGCGCAGGGCAAGATTATTCCGAGCGGCTATTCCAAGGTGATTCAGCCCTATGAGGCCGGGGTCATTGCCGCAATCCATGTGCAGGATGGGCAAGCGGTCAGCAAGGGCGAGGTGCTGATCGATCTCGATCCGACGCAGAATCGGGCCGATCATGACCGGGCGTCGAACGAATACCGGGCCGCGAAGGTGGACGCGGCGCGATTGCGGGCGTTGATTGCCGGGGTGGCGGACTTCGAGGCTCCCCCGGAGAGCGATCCGTCCTATGTTCTGCTGCAGCAGCAGCTGCTGCGTGACCAGCTGGCTGAGTTTCAGGCCCGCGTGGCGGCGGCGCTGCATCTCATCGATCAGCGGAAAGCGGCGCGGGATCAAACGAAAGAGAATCTCCGGCGATTGGAGGCCACCGTGCCGATGGAGGCCGAGCGGGCGGAGTCCTATCGGAAACTGCTTGAGCACGAGGCGGTGACCAAGATGGATTACATGCAGGCGGAGGAGCAGCGGATCGACAAGACACAAGAGCTGGCGGGGCAGAAGAGCCGGCTTCTTCAGGATTTGGCGGCGCTGGCGGAAGCGGAGAAAAATTATCGCGTGTTGGTCTCCGAATTCCAGCAGACCAAGCAGGTTGAGCTGTCCACGCTGGAGACGAAAGCGGCCTCGTTGGTGCAAGACGTGACGAAGGCGGGGCAGAAAACCGACCTCCAGCGGCTCGTGTCTCCGATCGACGGCGTGGTGCAGCAACTGGCGGTGCATACGGTGGGCGGCATTGTGACGCCGGCGCAGGAGCTGCTCACGGTGGTCCCGCAAGACCATCCTGTTGAAGTGGTGGCGCAGGTCGAGAACAAAGATGTGGGGTTTGTGAAAGAAGGCCAGCCGGTTGAGATCAAGATCGAGACCTTTCCCTTCACGCTGTATGGCACGATTCCCGGCAGGGTGCTCAGCGTGTCGGACGATGCGGCGCCGATCGAGAAGGTTGGATTGGTCTATCCCACGCGTGTGAGCATGGACCGCGGGACGATTCAGGTGGAAGGGAGGCAGGTGAATCTGACTCCCGGTATGGCTTTGACGGTGGAGATCAAGACCGGCCAGCGGAGGATTATCGAGTATCTTCTGAGTCCGCTGCTGAAATCGGTGAAAGAAAGCATGAGAGAACGGTAA
- a CDS encoding sigma-54 dependent transcriptional regulator, translating to MAGSQFEQTAQGPFDDPILAARLEAIQQLAGGSADRVSVMDRDFNVIYANEAGWPGGPGSAPSDRSAKCYEAFANRTDPCEACPASKVFDSPDVQSVACSSHVDGAACGMHQAFPLRSSAGTVGSMLVLFKPQAPSRRGSAEAVHTNPPPSGGRESLGELLGRSATMQQLFDTIALVADSPATVLIQGDSGTGKELVAKTLHRMSYRREKPFVVVDCGSLPETLLESELFGHMKGSFTGATATKRGLFEEADGGTIFLDEIADTTPAFQAKLLRVLQEGEVKRVGGNQPIKVDVRIVSATNKDLVELVKAKSFRQDLYYRLAVLPLYLPPLRERREDIPLLVEHFVAASCKRHRQPLRTVSPEVMQALSEAAWPGNVRELQHYIERAVVTTTGAELSCKDVVALGSKASSDDGLRTVVRDAVSQAERARIIDALKKTGGNRLRAAKLLKISRASLYNKLRDYDLQ from the coding sequence ATGGCCGGATCTCAATTTGAGCAGACCGCACAGGGCCCCTTTGATGATCCCATCCTGGCTGCGCGGCTGGAAGCGATTCAGCAGTTGGCCGGTGGATCGGCCGACCGGGTGTCGGTGATGGATCGCGACTTCAATGTCATTTATGCCAACGAAGCCGGGTGGCCGGGAGGCCCGGGGAGTGCGCCTTCCGATCGTTCCGCAAAGTGTTATGAGGCGTTTGCCAATCGGACGGATCCCTGCGAGGCCTGCCCGGCGAGCAAAGTCTTTGACTCGCCCGACGTGCAGTCCGTCGCGTGCAGCAGTCATGTAGATGGCGCGGCCTGCGGGATGCACCAAGCGTTTCCGTTGCGCTCCAGCGCGGGCACGGTGGGGTCGATGCTGGTGCTCTTCAAGCCGCAGGCACCCAGCCGGCGCGGTTCTGCCGAAGCTGTTCATACCAATCCCCCACCCTCGGGGGGGCGGGAGTCGCTCGGTGAGCTGCTGGGGCGGAGCGCGACGATGCAGCAACTGTTCGACACGATTGCCTTGGTGGCCGATAGTCCGGCGACGGTCTTGATTCAGGGCGACAGCGGGACCGGCAAGGAGCTGGTGGCAAAGACGCTGCATCGGATGAGCTATCGGCGTGAGAAACCGTTTGTGGTGGTCGATTGCGGGTCGCTTCCCGAAACGCTGCTGGAGAGCGAGCTGTTTGGCCACATGAAGGGGTCATTTACCGGCGCGACGGCGACCAAGCGGGGGCTGTTTGAAGAGGCCGATGGAGGCACGATCTTTTTGGATGAAATCGCCGACACGACGCCGGCCTTTCAGGCCAAGCTCCTGCGGGTGTTGCAGGAAGGCGAAGTCAAGCGAGTCGGCGGCAATCAGCCGATTAAAGTCGACGTTCGGATCGTCTCGGCGACGAATAAGGATTTGGTCGAGCTCGTCAAGGCCAAGTCGTTTCGGCAGGATTTGTACTATCGGCTGGCGGTGTTGCCGCTCTATCTTCCGCCGCTTCGCGAGCGCCGGGAGGACATCCCGCTGCTGGTGGAGCATTTTGTGGCGGCTTCCTGCAAACGCCATCGGCAGCCCTTGCGAACCGTCTCTCCGGAGGTGATGCAGGCCTTAAGCGAAGCGGCATGGCCGGGGAATGTGCGTGAGTTGCAACATTATATAGAGCGGGCCGTCGTGACGACCACCGGCGCCGAGTTGAGCTGCAAAGATGTGGTGGCCCTCGGGTCGAAGGCCAGCAGCGATGACGGATTGCGAACGGTCGTTCGCGATGCCGTGAGTCAGGCCGAGCGAGCCAGGATTATTGACGCCCTCAAAAAGACCGGCGGCAATCGGCTGCGGGCGGCCAAGTTACTGAAAATTAGCCGGGCTAGTCTCTACAATAAATTGCGCGATTACGATTTGCAGTAA
- a CDS encoding formylglycine-generating enzyme family protein, translated as MERKETEQFRKWEWGINAVLVLAALLIMARMAWGLDTQDIVVEWTEAGKKLATERVANWKTKDEMVLVPAGEFIMGSDKKTDRLAYRGEIPQRRVYLDAFEIGKYEVTALEYLKFVLATDRKPQLDWRYDGGNFQETMAHHPIMHVSWYDADAYCKWAGRRLPTEAEWEKAARGTDGRLFPWGPELAGPTRANFGRTGLSGPVRDRPERLLLYPPIISVDRYDNAVSPYGLYQMIGNVSEWVNDWYDQDYYKTAPDRNPQGPEKGTQKAFRGGGWMDSTTTMRAAMRNGTDPNTKINWMGFRCARDAQGEAGSKVSLMKN; from the coding sequence ATGGAACGGAAAGAAACGGAGCAGTTTCGGAAGTGGGAGTGGGGGATCAATGCCGTGTTGGTGTTAGCCGCGCTGCTGATCATGGCGCGCATGGCCTGGGGGCTCGATACCCAGGATATCGTGGTGGAATGGACGGAGGCCGGGAAGAAGCTCGCGACTGAACGGGTGGCAAACTGGAAGACGAAAGACGAAATGGTGCTGGTCCCGGCCGGTGAATTTATCATGGGCAGCGATAAAAAGACGGACCGGCTCGCCTATCGGGGGGAAATTCCCCAGCGGCGGGTGTATCTGGATGCGTTCGAGATCGGCAAGTACGAAGTGACCGCGTTGGAATACCTGAAGTTCGTCTTGGCGACCGACCGGAAGCCGCAATTGGATTGGCGCTATGACGGCGGCAATTTTCAGGAGACCATGGCGCATCACCCCATTATGCACGTGTCCTGGTACGACGCAGATGCCTATTGCAAGTGGGCGGGCCGGCGCTTGCCGACTGAAGCGGAATGGGAAAAGGCGGCGCGGGGCACCGATGGACGGCTCTTTCCCTGGGGACCCGAACTGGCCGGGCCGACCAGAGCGAATTTCGGGCGGACTGGATTGTCCGGCCCTGTGCGCGACCGTCCGGAGCGGTTGCTGCTGTATCCGCCGATCATTTCCGTTGATCGTTACGACAATGCGGTGAGTCCCTATGGCCTCTATCAGATGATTGGCAATGTTTCTGAATGGGTGAACGATTGGTATGACCAGGATTACTACAAAACGGCCCCGGACCGGAATCCCCAAGGTCCTGAAAAAGGGACGCAGAAGGCCTTCCGTGGCGGTGGCTGGATGGACAGCACCACCACGATGCGCGCGGCCATGCGCAACGGCACCGATCCCAATACGAAGATCAATTGGATGGGCTTCCGCTGTGCGCGCGATGCGCAGGGAGAGGCGGGATCAAAAGTTTCGCTGATGAAGAACTAG
- a CDS encoding sigma-54 dependent transcriptional regulator, producing MTEEWGAVLVVDDDAEMRELVSDVLSGRGHQITTAGSGQEALKLLAEQDFAVVLTDLRMKGMLGTELLNEIKRLHPDIGVILMTAFGSVETAVDAMKHGASDYLTKPVKSEEIIRVVERAVRESALRREVSRLRKEVHKEYSFHHILGKSKAIQGVFDLIRRVADGPTNVLITGESGTGKELVAKAIHYNSDRKDAPFVPVNCAAIPEQLLESELFGHMRGAFTDAKADKRGLFEEAQKGTLFLDEISELPLMLQAKLLRAIQEKEIRRVGANKPVAVDVRIIAATNLHLAEEVKAKRFRDDLYYRLNVIELKLPPLRERREDIPILVEAFLKKCAAVRGKNVKGVSESALAMLMDYDWPGNVRELENVIERAVTLSRAEIISPDDLPTAVQGARGDRRVLDEAAEKTLSLHEIEREYIKKILEKTGGNKYQAAHALGIDRKTLYRKLADMEGASQE from the coding sequence ATGACTGAAGAATGGGGTGCGGTGCTGGTGGTGGACGATGACGCAGAGATGCGTGAGCTGGTGTCCGATGTGTTAAGCGGGCGTGGACACCAAATTACGACGGCGGGCAGCGGGCAGGAGGCGCTCAAGCTGCTGGCGGAACAAGATTTTGCGGTCGTTCTCACTGATCTGCGGATGAAGGGCATGCTCGGGACGGAACTCCTGAACGAGATCAAACGGCTTCATCCCGACATCGGCGTGATCTTAATGACGGCCTTCGGGTCGGTGGAAACGGCGGTTGACGCCATGAAGCACGGCGCCAGCGACTATCTGACCAAGCCGGTGAAGTCGGAGGAAATCATTCGGGTGGTTGAGCGCGCGGTGCGGGAATCGGCGCTCCGGCGGGAAGTCAGCCGGCTGCGCAAAGAGGTGCACAAAGAATACAGCTTCCATCACATTTTGGGGAAGAGCAAGGCGATACAAGGCGTGTTTGATTTGATCCGCCGTGTGGCCGATGGTCCGACCAATGTACTGATCACCGGCGAGAGCGGAACGGGCAAAGAGCTGGTGGCCAAGGCGATCCATTACAACAGCGACCGGAAGGATGCGCCGTTTGTGCCGGTGAATTGCGCGGCGATTCCCGAACAATTGCTGGAGAGCGAGCTCTTTGGCCATATGCGGGGCGCCTTTACCGACGCCAAGGCCGACAAGCGGGGGCTGTTCGAAGAGGCGCAGAAGGGCACGCTCTTTCTCGATGAGATCAGCGAGCTGCCGTTGATGCTGCAGGCGAAATTGCTGCGGGCCATTCAGGAGAAGGAGATCCGCCGGGTCGGGGCGAATAAGCCGGTGGCGGTCGATGTGCGCATCATCGCGGCCACGAATCTCCATCTGGCCGAAGAGGTGAAGGCCAAGCGGTTCCGCGACGATCTCTACTACCGGCTCAATGTGATTGAGTTGAAGCTGCCCCCGTTGCGGGAGCGGCGCGAGGATATTCCTATTTTGGTGGAGGCTTTCCTGAAAAAATGCGCCGCGGTGCGGGGCAAGAACGTGAAGGGCGTGAGCGAGTCGGCGCTGGCGATGCTGATGGACTATGACTGGCCCGGCAATGTGCGGGAATTGGAAAATGTGATCGAGCGCGCAGTCACGCTGAGCCGCGCGGAAATCATTTCCCCTGACGATCTGCCGACGGCGGTGCAGGGCGCGCGTGGCGACCGGCGGGTATTGGATGAAGCCGCCGAGAAAACGCTGTCGCTCCATGAGATCGAGAGAGAGTACATCAAGAAAATCCTCGAAAAGACCGGCGGGAATAAGTATCAGGCTGCCCATGCGCTGGGGATTGACCGGAAGACCCTCTATCGGAAGCTGGCGGATATGGAGGGTGCGAGTCAGGAATGA
- a CDS encoding TolC family protein gives MGKLHCGLVVGLWLCLLPGASAAADVLATPVHAAAPAPLLLSLRGALDAAVENNPDVLLYRERIEAARGQVQTQLGAMLPNISGNVRQSRQTQFLGTFGLSPIRTDPFSIFDARLTASQNLLSVSLIQRWRASRETMHVTEFESDIRKFDTMSSVALLYMEGVKALAMVKMHEANQQVMMELLAMVKHRQRGGVATGLDLVRLEGQLANERQAGASARYDAARAKLGLINLLGFTFEIPVTLTDDFQPEVREAPQPQSAVESALTNRPEVMAQYTRMRASELTYSSITGERLPSLVAQGDYGTIGNRWNSTIDTYNMALLFQVPIFDGAQREGRIAEARSQLRQESFRMRSVLNQVKMEVHDALAALGSAKEQVVIAQAGLQSATRELELARERYAVITAASQFEITNAITAVSRARENAVTALFQLNAARVNLARATGTLSTLQ, from the coding sequence ATGGGTAAGCTCCATTGCGGGCTAGTGGTGGGACTCTGGCTGTGCCTCTTGCCGGGCGCCAGCGCCGCTGCGGATGTATTGGCGACGCCGGTGCACGCGGCGGCTCCGGCTCCCTTGCTGTTGTCTCTGCGTGGGGCGTTGGATGCCGCGGTGGAGAATAATCCCGACGTCTTGCTCTATCGGGAGCGCATTGAAGCGGCGCGCGGCCAGGTGCAAACCCAACTGGGCGCGATGTTGCCCAATATTTCCGGGAACGTGCGGCAGTCCAGACAGACCCAGTTTTTGGGCACCTTCGGTCTCTCTCCGATTCGGACCGATCCCTTCAGCATTTTTGACGCTCGCCTGACCGCCTCGCAAAATCTGCTGAGCGTCAGCTTGATTCAGCGGTGGCGGGCTTCACGCGAAACCATGCATGTCACCGAGTTTGAGTCCGACATCCGGAAGTTCGATACGATGTCCAGTGTGGCTCTCCTCTATATGGAGGGTGTGAAGGCCTTGGCGATGGTCAAGATGCACGAGGCCAATCAGCAGGTCATGATGGAACTGCTGGCCATGGTGAAACATCGCCAGCGCGGCGGCGTAGCGACCGGCCTCGATCTGGTCAGGCTGGAAGGACAGTTGGCCAATGAACGCCAGGCGGGCGCCTCGGCGCGGTACGATGCCGCGCGAGCCAAGCTGGGGTTGATCAACCTGCTGGGATTCACCTTCGAGATCCCTGTGACGCTCACCGACGACTTTCAGCCAGAGGTGCGAGAGGCCCCACAGCCTCAGTCCGCGGTCGAATCCGCATTGACCAACAGGCCGGAAGTGATGGCGCAGTACACCCGTATGCGTGCGTCGGAGCTGACGTACTCCTCGATCACCGGCGAGCGGCTGCCGTCGCTTGTGGCTCAGGGAGACTATGGAACGATCGGCAATCGGTGGAATAGCACGATCGACACCTACAATATGGCGCTCTTGTTCCAAGTCCCGATCTTCGATGGAGCGCAGCGCGAAGGGAGGATCGCCGAGGCCCGAAGTCAATTGCGCCAGGAATCATTCCGCATGCGGTCGGTGCTCAATCAGGTGAAGATGGAGGTGCATGATGCGTTAGCCGCGTTGGGATCAGCGAAGGAGCAGGTCGTGATCGCCCAAGCCGGGTTGCAATCGGCGACCAGGGAGTTGGAGCTGGCGCGCGAACGCTATGCCGTTATCACTGCCGCCAGCCAGTTCGAAATAACCAATGCCATTACGGCGGTCTCGCGCGCCCGAGAAAATGCCGTGACCGCCCTGTTTCAGCTTAACGCTGCGCGGGTGAACCTCGCACGGGCCACCGGCACTCTCTCCACGCTTCAGTAG